CATTAGCTGCTTTTTCTCCACCACCATTTTTAAATATGTCAATTCTTTCTCCACAATGAGGACATACAAAACCACTCATATTTTCAACTACACCTAAAATTGGTAAATTTACTAATTTTGAAAATTTCACTGATTTTCTAGAATCTAATATTGCAACATCTTGAGGAGTTGTAACTATTACACTTCCATCAGCATCTCCTATTGATTGAGCAATTGTTAATGGTTCATCCCCTGTTCCAGGTGGTAAATCAACTACTAAATAATCTAATTCTCCCCATTTTACGTCACCTAGCATTTGATTAATAGCTCCTATTTTAGCTGGACCTCTCCAAATTACAGGATCATCTGATGACCCTAAGAAAAAGCTTAAAGATATTACTTTTAATTTCCCATCTAAAAGACTTATAGGTTCAAATGTTGGTAATTTTTTCCCCTCTTGCCCTAACATTAATGCTACATTTGGACCATGAAGATCAGCATCTAATATTCCAACTTTATATCCCTTTAATGCTAATCCATAAGCTATATTTGTTGAAACTGTAGATTTTCCAACTCCACCCTTTCCACTCATAACAACAATTTTATGTTTTATTTTCCCCATGTTGTCCTTCACTCTTAAATCAAGCTCACTCATTTGTTTTTGCATCCTTTGTATTCATCTCCTTATTTCTATCCTCATATATATTTTTTATACTTATTCCCTTTAAATGTAAAAAAGCATCCATTATTTTTTTTCTTCCTGAGCCTATTAGTCTTTGAACAGTTCCCCTAGATATCCCCATTATTTCCCCAGTTTCTATTTGACTTTTTCCCTCATAATCACAAAGTCTTATTGCTTCAAATTCATCTAACTGTAGTTCTACTATTTCAAGTAGTGGAAATGGAATCCCAGCAGGTCTAAAAAATACTTCATTATCCAAACTTCGACAACATCTTTTTTTCTTTATTCCAGGCATAGACACCTCCAAAAAAATTATTCTGTGCATATGCACGTTTGAATTATACTCCTCTTATTTTCATCTGTCAACAAATTTTAATAAAAAAATGAGATAATCTCAAATATAAGATTATCTCATTTTTTTTATTCTATTATATTTGGAATTGACCAATCTATTTCTTTTTTTCCTAAAGATTTTAATATTCTATTAACCTCTATAAAATGGTTACATCCAAAAAATCCACGACTTGCTGACAGAGGACTAGGATGAACACCTTCTATTACATAGTGTTTTGTAGAATCTATTAATTTATTTTTTTTCTTAGCATTGTTTCCCCATAAAATAAAAATTACTGGTTCTTCTTTTTTATTTAAAAGTTCTATAACTTTATCTGTAAAGATTTCCCATCCTTTCCCCTTGTGAGAATTTGCTTTTCCATCTCTAACTGTTAGTACAGTATTCATCATAAGCATACCTTGCTTTGCCCATGAAACTAAATATCCATTATTAGGCTTTTCTATTCCCAATTCACATTCTATTTCCTTGTAAATATTCCTAAGAGAAGGTGGTATTTTAATTCCTGGTTTCACTGAAAATGCCAATCCATGAGCTTGATTCTCTCCATGATACGGATCTTGTCCTAGTATTAATATATTTGTATCTTTATAGCTTGAAAATTTAAATGGAGAAAATATTTCTTCCCTATTTGGATGAATAATATTATTTTTATATTCTTCCTTTAAAAACTCTACTAACTTGAGAAAATATTCTTTTTTAAACTCTTCCTCTAAAAGATTATCCCAATCATTTTCTATCTTAAACATTTAGTCTCCTTATTTTCTAGTATCTATAATAGTACCACATTCAGGAACTATTCTCTTCATACCACACCCAAGACATTCTTGTCTACAATCTTGAGATAATTGTATTTTTAAAGCTTTTTCATATTCTTCTATTAAAAATTCCTTTGACACTCCAATATCAACTATATCCCAAGGCAATTCTTGTTTCATATCTCTTCTTTTGAAATAATCTTCCCAAGACATACCTAATTCATCCATAGCAGCCATCCATATGTCATAGTTGTCCCTGTAATCGTCTAGTTTTACGCCCTTCTTAAAGGCTAGCTCTATCAAATCTCCTGTCCTTTCATCCCCTCTAGAAATTAGCCCCTCTAAAAAAGATTTTTTAGGAGAATGTATCTTCAATGAAATTCCCTTTGCTTTGGCAAAAATATTTCTTAGATATTTTTTCTTTTCAAGCATTTCTTCCATTGACATTTGTTTACAAAATTCAAATGGCGTATGTGGTTTTGGAATAAAGTTAGCAACACTAACTGTTATGTTTAACCTTCTATTTATCTTTCTACAAGCTATGGAAACCTTCTTAACTAAATCATAAATTCCATTTATATCTTCCATTGTCTCAAAGGGAAGACCTATCATGAAATAAAATTTCAAAGAAATCCATCCAGCTTTTACTGCAGCTAAAGCTGTATCCATAATTTCCTCTTCTGTTACACCTTTATTTATAATATCTCTAAGTCTTTGAGTTCCTGCCTCTGGAGCAAAGGTAAAACCTGTTCTTTTACCTCCACTTATAATTTGAGCAACATCAACAGAATGGGTATTCATTCTAAGGGAAGGTAGGGATACTCCAACACTGTCTTCCCCATGATTTTCTTTTATTGATAGAATTAAACTATCTATATTAGTATAATCACTACTACTTAGAGAAGATAAAGATACTTCCCCGTATCCTGTATTGTCTAAAACTTCATCTATTAATTTTATATTATTTTCTAAGGTTCTTTCTCTAACTGGTCTATAAACAATTCCTGCTTGGCAAAATCTACATCCTCTAGTACATCCCCTTTGTATCTCTATTGTTGCTCTGTCGTGAACTATGGACATGTAAGGTACCAATTGTTTCTCATAGGAATCTGATTTATTTAAATCTCTCAATATTGCTCTTTTCACCTTTGTTTTTCCATCATGAAGTGAAGGTATATATATCCCCTCTATATCCTTTAATGCTTTTAATTTTTCAATTTTTGTCTTATCTTTATTTTCAATTAATATTTTTGCCATTTGAACCATTGTTTCTTCCCCATCACCTATCATTAAAAAATCTACAAATTTTTTAAGTGGAGCAGGATTCATAACACAAGTTCCCCCAGCCATAATCAAAGGATGTTCCTCAGTTCTTTCCTCTCTTCTAAGGGGAATACCTGCTAAATCCAAAGCATTTAAAACATTTGGATAACTCATTTCGTAAGAAAGAGAAAAACCTAATATGTCAAAATCATTAAGTTCACTTTTACTTTCAACAGCAAATAAAGGTATATTATCCCTTCTTATTATTTCTTCCATATCTTCCATTGGTAGAAATCCTCTTTCAAGAGAAAAATCTTCAACTTTATTTAATATGGAATATAATATTTTTATTCCTAAATTTGACATTCCAACTTCATATAGATCTGGAAAAACTAAGCACATTCTTGCCTTAGCATTAGTCTTATGATAACTATTAATTTCATTCCCTAAATATTGTGCTGGTTTTTCAACTGACAAAAGATATTTACTTAAATTTACTTTCATTTTTTCTCCCTAAATTTTATTTATTATCTAACTTTTTAAAGATTTCCATTTTAAAATTTAGATTTTCCATGTGATGCTCCCTTGCTTTCTTTGCTAAATCTAAATTTATATTTTTTAATTTTTCATAGGATAATTCACTATGATTCTCTAGTTTTTTGTCCCCTATTAAAACCTTCTTAATTCTTCTAATTAAAGAATAGTTTTCTTTTCCACAGTCGTGGAGTAAAGCTAATTTCAAATAAAGAGGATCCTTCTTTAAAACTTTATTATGTTTTACTCTCTTATACAAATTAAATGAGTGAATTTTGTCGTATTCACTCATTTTTTTGAAAATTTTAAATTCATCTTTATTTAAAATGATTTTAACAACTTTATCATTTTTACTATTATATTTACAAAAAATATAAGTTAATCCTTGTTTTATTCTAGAAACTATCATACTTCTCTCACAATAATATTTCCATTTAATTCTTTTCTTAATTTTCTTATGTTTTTACCCTTTGTTCCTATAAGTTCCCCCTTTAATTTTTTATCAATATAAAAAATATAAAGATCTTCCTTTTTATTCACATAAATCTTTTCAACATTCTCTATTTTCATATCACTTTCAAGAAAAATATTATCTAATAACTCTTCTTTTAATAAAATTTCACTTAATTTTAAAAATTTACCTGGAAGAGGTTCTTTAGAGTCAGTTAATATATATGAACTCATTATTCTAACTTGTTTTGGCATAAAAGAATTTCCTTGAAATATTAACTTTCCATTTTCAAATAAAATATCAACACTTCTAATATGTTCTTTTAACTTTTTACCCTTACTATCTGTAAACTCACTTACATCATAAGTACCACTTAATTCCTTACATAATTTGTTTATTTCTTCAGTATCTCTTTTTATTTTTTTCAAAGGATATGAATAAATGTACTTTCTTCCCTCTACAAAATCTGGAAATGCCAAGTTAGGAATAGTTCTTCTCACCCTTGTTATCTTCATTTTACCATTAAATTTTTCATTGAAGCCATCTATTATCTTTTGAATATTTCCACTGAAAATACTACTAATATAAAGACAATTACTTCCTGTAACCCTGGCATCTGTCCTTCCTCCCTGTTGAATTCCCTTAGCCCATGTAAAACCTAATGAATTCATAACTGTTTTGAAATTTCCCTTAACTGTATTTTTATCTTTCATTTCATCAAAGGAATCAAAAAATTTTCCATCATAATAAATATCAAATATATACCCAATTTTATTTGTTTTTTCTAGTGCTCTTATATCCATAATTATCTATACCATCTTACTTTGGAAATATATCCATTTTTAGAATAAACTGTGTCCTTTATAATTTCTCCAGTATTATTGTATTTTTTCCAAGAACCTATTTTTCTACCATTTTTATAGTTTCCTTCCTCTTGAACTTTCCCGTTTTCCCAGTACAGTATATATTCCCCAGTACCATTGATTATTTCTCTACTATCAAATAAAATACCATCTCTAGTATACCATTCTATTTTACCATTTAACTGTCCATCAACATAAGTTATAATTGATCTAATATTACCATTATCATAGTAGGTATATTGTTCTCCATTTAACTTTCCATCTTTATACTTATGTCTCATTCCAAGAACACCTTCATTATTGAACCAAGCAACATCTCCATCTAACTTTCCATCTTTATATTGCTCAAAACGAAGTATATGATCTATATATTTTAGAGTGAAGACTCCTGTGAAAGGTTCTGTTTCCCCTTTAACATAAGCTATTTTATTTTCCTTGTCATAAGTTTTTTTATAAACAGAAACTGCTCTTACATCCTTTGGTAAAATACTTTCTGGAACAAATACATTTTCTTTTTTATTTTCTAAATTGCTACATCCTATTAATGTAAATCCTAGTAAAAGTGTTATTAATAATTTCTTCATATTCCATCCTTCTTTTCTTTTTTCTTTTTTTACTTCTAAATATTATATCATAAAACAAATATTTTCATAAAATTATTTTATTTTTATTTTGTAAATAACTTTTTGTATTTTCTTTTTATTATCAACCATTAATAGAGGCATATGAGGTTCTTCTTGGAAAAAAATAATAAAGTCTTTTGAAGTTAACTTAACTTTATTTTCAACTTTTCCATTGTAAAAAGCATAATCCTTTTCCACATTATACGCTTCCTTTACTTCCATTCCATCAACAGAAAAAGAAAACCCATAATTTTCATCACTATTAATTGGAATTTGTATATCTATATATTTTTTGTGAATTTCATAAAATGAATCCTTTTCCTCCCTTGTATTTACAATATCATAGTTGAAAAATACCTCATTATCATATATTATATTTTTCCCTGGTTTTCCTTGTAAATATTCCTTTTTAACAATACTTTCTATTGCTCTATCTAAATTTTCACTTAATCCTTTATATTTTTTTATATTTTCTATTTTATCAATAATCATTTTGTCACTTCCTTTTATTTGAAATCTCTAATAGTATAACCCTTCTTCTAAAAATTTCAAAATAAATTTTTAAATAAAAGAAAAAAAGATACTTTCATATCTTTTTTTCTTTTAATGCTATTATTAAATGATTGTATATTCCCTGATAATTTAACTGTTTTTCCCTAAATACCTTTCACATTGAACTGAAACATTATAACCTAGTAACACTCCTAATATAAAGTCTTCTTCTGGATTAAGTTCTTTTAGAGAATTTCTTTTCATTTTTTTTACAACTTGTATCTGAGATTTTTTCCCAAAGAATATATTTATATACTCTGAGTTTAATTTTTCTATTATAAAATCGTAGTTACTAGCTGACAACTTCTCCATAATTGCATCTAAATTATTCTCATTGGTTGTTAGTAGAGCAAGGCCTCTAATTCCTTTGTCTAATTCATATATCATATGAAAAAAAACATCTAATTCTTTTCTTTTATCTATACTCATAATTATTTAACTCTTTCAACCCATTCTTTTATTCTTTGGTCAGTTAAATCACTTTGATTATTTTCATCAATAACAAGACCTATAAAGTCATCATCTATAACTCCCTTTGACTCAGAAAAATCATAACCATCTGTTGAAGTTTGACCAACTACTTTTATTCCCATATCTTTTATTTCCTCATATATTATTCCTATAGCATCTACAAAGGTATCTGAAAAGGCTCCTTGGTCTCCAACACCTATAAAGGCTACTTTTTTCCCTGATAAATTTTTTGTTTTTAAAACATCCAAAGCATCCATCCAAGAATCTTGCAAATCTCCCATTCCCCAAGTTGACGAAGCAAATATAGCAAAATCATAATTTTCAACTTTTTCAATTTCTGAAACTTCCATTACATCAGCACCTAATAAGTCCCCTACTTTTTTTGATACATCCTCTGTTATTCCTGTTGAACTTCCATAAAAAATTCCTATACTCATTTTTTAGCTCCTTTCAATTCTGTTTTTTGTAATTTTATTATACTATCTTTTATTTTGAAAGTCAAACTATTTTATTTAGCTTGCATTTTTCCTTGTATAAAAAAAAGAGCTTTCGCTCTTCCTTTAATTTCTATTATTTAATATATTTGCTGTTCTTCAAATACATTTTATCTTCTCCATATATGAATATAACTGTTCCATTTTTTATTTTTTCAATAACTTCCCTTGATATTTCTTTAGGAATTCCAGGGCATCCCTCTGTTCTACATAAAAATCCATAATTTTCAATTGATTTTTTACCATCTTCCTCTAAGCCATGAAAAACTATATTTCTTACTTTAGCATTTGAATTAAAATTTTCTTCTAATCCCCTCAATCTTAAAGAATATCCAAATTTTCCATAGTAAGGTTTTTCTGTAACATAAAATCCCAGTGAACTTTTATAAGAATTTAATTTATTAGAGAAAGCTATGGCTTTTTCAGCTCCACTATTTTTCCCATGGGCCACATAGGTATAATATTCTAATTTTTTTTCCTTTAAATTTAGTACAACCATTCTTTTTTCATAGGATGGCTTTGAATAATCTATTATTGAAAAATAATGATCATTTTTATCATTAATTTTTTCATAGCCTTTCATAGCCATTTTAAAAACATTATATCCTATTTTATTTTCAAGTTGATAATTATTATATAAAAATAAAGTATTAATCTTATTTTCAGAAAAAGAACTTGTACTTATTATTATTAATAAAAAAATTATATTTTTTATTTTTTTCATTTTCACCCCTCTAAATATTTTATTTTGATTTTTTTATCTTCTTGAGGTAATATTATCATATACCACAAAATAAATAAAGCTTATCTTTTGAAGGAGACAACACTATGGAACTTAAACTTATTTCTATTAAAAACTGGAGAAACATCAAAGAAACTGAAATACATTTTGAAAACCTAATGCTTTTTTTAGGGCATAGCACTGAAGGTACTGACGACATTATCTCCTGTATACTTTATGGATTTAATAAAAAACCCTTGAATATGAAAGATATATATGACAAGAAAAAAAATTGTACATTAAAATTTATATTTTATGAAAACAGTCACGTTTACAAATTAAAAATTATTATTAATACCACTGTTGAATATTTTATGAAATATAATGACACATGGAATAAAATAACACAAAAAGAATATGAAGACTTTATAAATAAAATTGATTTTATTTATATACAAGGTAATTTAGAGAATAATTTTAAAGAAATTGGAATTTCCCTCTATAATGTTCTAAAAAAACATTCTTCTGCTCCAAGTGAAATTGACAAGGAATTGGAAAAATTCTCAAAAAAATTAAATACTGAATACTATGATAAAGAACTCTATAGAAATCTTCTATTTGAATTTTTTAAAAGTGTTTCTTTACAATCCATTGAAAAAACCAATACCCTTTTAGGGGAAACTATTATCCTATTTGAAGAACCTGAACTATATCTTCATCCCCAAAGGGAAAGAGAGCTTTATAATTATTTTATAAAATTAACAAATAGAGGAACTAAAATTTATATTAAAACCTATTCTAGCTGTTTTATAGGATTAAAACAATATAAATCAATTTGCCTAATAAAAAAACAGAACAATAAAATAGAGCTCACTCAAACAGATAATGAACTTTTTCGAGATGATGAAATAAAGGCATTTAACATGAACTATTGGATTAACCCAGACAGAGCTGAATTATTTTTTGCTAAAAAAGTAATTCTTGTGGAAGGGCAAACTGATAAAATTGTTATTTCATTTTTAGCTAAAAAATTAGGTATATTTAAATATGACTATTCAATAATTGAATGTGGTAGCAAGAGTACAATCCCACAATTTATATGCCTTTTAAATAATTTCAAAGTTCCTTATGTGGCAGTTTTTGATAAGGATAATCATTACTGGAGAACCTTTGAGGAAAAAGAAAATTCTAAATTTAAAAATAGACAAATATCAGCTCTAATTAACAATTCAATAGGAAGTCTTGTTGCCTTTAACAACGACATAGAGGAAGAAATTTCTTCTTCAAAAAAAGACAGAGCTGCTTATAAAAATAAACCTTTTAATGCTTTAAAGGTTATTTCAGAGGAAAACTATCAT
Above is a window of Fusobacterium sp. IOR10 DNA encoding:
- a CDS encoding Mrp/NBP35 family ATP-binding protein, giving the protein MQKQMSELDLRVKDNMGKIKHKIVVMSGKGGVGKSTVSTNIAYGLALKGYKVGILDADLHGPNVALMLGQEGKKLPTFEPISLLDGKLKVISLSFFLGSSDDPVIWRGPAKIGAINQMLGDVKWGELDYLVVDLPPGTGDEPLTIAQSIGDADGSVIVTTPQDVAILDSRKSVKFSKLVNLPILGVVENMSGFVCPHCGERIDIFKNGGGEKAANELSVGFLGKIPMNTAIVSAGDDGKPYIASEDKNAAHDAINDIINKLVEKTQNTK
- a CDS encoding DUF134 domain-containing protein, encoding MPGIKKKRCCRSLDNEVFFRPAGIPFPLLEIVELQLDEFEAIRLCDYEGKSQIETGEIMGISRGTVQRLIGSGRKKIMDAFLHLKGISIKNIYEDRNKEMNTKDAKTNE
- a CDS encoding uracil-DNA glycosylase; protein product: MFKIENDWDNLLEEEFKKEYFLKLVEFLKEEYKNNIIHPNREEIFSPFKFSSYKDTNILILGQDPYHGENQAHGLAFSVKPGIKIPPSLRNIYKEIECELGIEKPNNGYLVSWAKQGMLMMNTVLTVRDGKANSHKGKGWEIFTDKVIELLNKKEEPVIFILWGNNAKKKNKLIDSTKHYVIEGVHPSPLSASRGFFGCNHFIEVNRILKSLGKKEIDWSIPNIIE
- a CDS encoding TIGR03960 family B12-binding radical SAM protein, whose translation is MKVNLSKYLLSVEKPAQYLGNEINSYHKTNAKARMCLVFPDLYEVGMSNLGIKILYSILNKVEDFSLERGFLPMEDMEEIIRRDNIPLFAVESKSELNDFDILGFSLSYEMSYPNVLNALDLAGIPLRREERTEEHPLIMAGGTCVMNPAPLKKFVDFLMIGDGEETMVQMAKILIENKDKTKIEKLKALKDIEGIYIPSLHDGKTKVKRAILRDLNKSDSYEKQLVPYMSIVHDRATIEIQRGCTRGCRFCQAGIVYRPVRERTLENNIKLIDEVLDNTGYGEVSLSSLSSSDYTNIDSLILSIKENHGEDSVGVSLPSLRMNTHSVDVAQIISGGKRTGFTFAPEAGTQRLRDIINKGVTEEEIMDTALAAVKAGWISLKFYFMIGLPFETMEDINGIYDLVKKVSIACRKINRRLNITVSVANFIPKPHTPFEFCKQMSMEEMLEKKKYLRNIFAKAKGISLKIHSPKKSFLEGLISRGDERTGDLIELAFKKGVKLDDYRDNYDIWMAAMDELGMSWEDYFKRRDMKQELPWDIVDIGVSKEFLIEEYEKALKIQLSQDCRQECLGCGMKRIVPECGTIIDTRK
- a CDS encoding HD domain-containing protein, yielding MIVSRIKQGLTYIFCKYNSKNDKVVKIILNKDEFKIFKKMSEYDKIHSFNLYKRVKHNKVLKKDPLYLKLALLHDCGKENYSLIRRIKKVLIGDKKLENHSELSYEKLKNINLDLAKKAREHHMENLNFKMEIFKKLDNK
- a CDS encoding KH domain-containing protein, encoding MDIRALEKTNKIGYIFDIYYDGKFFDSFDEMKDKNTVKGNFKTVMNSLGFTWAKGIQQGGRTDARVTGSNCLYISSIFSGNIQKIIDGFNEKFNGKMKITRVRRTIPNLAFPDFVEGRKYIYSYPLKKIKRDTEEINKLCKELSGTYDVSEFTDSKGKKLKEHIRSVDILFENGKLIFQGNSFMPKQVRIMSSYILTDSKEPLPGKFLKLSEILLKEELLDNIFLESDMKIENVEKIYVNKKEDLYIFYIDKKLKGELIGTKGKNIRKLRKELNGNIIVREV
- a CDS encoding toxin-antitoxin system YwqK family antitoxin, with the translated sequence MKKLLITLLLGFTLIGCSNLENKKENVFVPESILPKDVRAVSVYKKTYDKENKIAYVKGETEPFTGVFTLKYIDHILRFEQYKDGKLDGDVAWFNNEGVLGMRHKYKDGKLNGEQYTYYDNGNIRSIITYVDGQLNGKIEWYTRDGILFDSREIINGTGEYILYWENGKVQEEGNYKNGRKIGSWKKYNNTGEIIKDTVYSKNGYISKVRWYR
- a CDS encoding YhcH/YjgK/YiaL family protein: MIIDKIENIKKYKGLSENLDRAIESIVKKEYLQGKPGKNIIYDNEVFFNYDIVNTREEKDSFYEIHKKYIDIQIPINSDENYGFSFSVDGMEVKEAYNVEKDYAFYNGKVENKVKLTSKDFIIFFQEEPHMPLLMVDNKKKIQKVIYKIKIK
- a CDS encoding DUF2023 family protein; the protein is MSIDKRKELDVFFHMIYELDKGIRGLALLTTNENNLDAIMEKLSASNYDFIIEKLNSEYINIFFGKKSQIQVVKKMKRNSLKELNPEEDFILGVLLGYNVSVQCERYLGKNS
- a CDS encoding flavodoxin, with amino-acid sequence MSIGIFYGSSTGITEDVSKKVGDLLGADVMEVSEIEKVENYDFAIFASSTWGMGDLQDSWMDALDVLKTKNLSGKKVAFIGVGDQGAFSDTFVDAIGIIYEEIKDMGIKVVGQTSTDGYDFSESKGVIDDDFIGLVIDENNQSDLTDQRIKEWVERVK
- a CDS encoding murein L,D-transpeptidase catalytic domain family protein; its protein translation is MKKIKNIIFLLIIISTSSFSENKINTLFLYNNYQLENKIGYNVFKMAMKGYEKINDKNDHYFSIIDYSKPSYEKRMVVLNLKEKKLEYYTYVAHGKNSGAEKAIAFSNKLNSYKSSLGFYVTEKPYYGKFGYSLRLRGLEENFNSNAKVRNIVFHGLEEDGKKSIENYGFLCRTEGCPGIPKEISREVIEKIKNGTVIFIYGEDKMYLKNSKYIK
- a CDS encoding ATP-dependent endonuclease; this translates as MELKLISIKNWRNIKETEIHFENLMLFLGHSTEGTDDIISCILYGFNKKPLNMKDIYDKKKNCTLKFIFYENSHVYKLKIIINTTVEYFMKYNDTWNKITQKEYEDFINKIDFIYIQGNLENNFKEIGISLYNVLKKHSSAPSEIDKELEKFSKKLNTEYYDKELYRNLLFEFFKSVSLQSIEKTNTLLGETIILFEEPELYLHPQRERELYNYFIKLTNRGTKIYIKTYSSCFIGLKQYKSICLIKKQNNKIELTQTDNELFRDDEIKAFNMNYWINPDRAELFFAKKVILVEGQTDKIVISFLAKKLGIFKYDYSIIECGSKSTIPQFICLLNNFKVPYVAVFDKDNHYWRTFEEKENSKFKNRQISALINNSIGSLVAFNNDIEEEISSSKKDRAAYKNKPFNALKVISEENYHLPTSLEKKIRSIYS